CGTTAGAGATTCAAAATCATTTTGATGATGTATACGGTAGTATGCCAAATGTAAGTACGGTCACGCCTCTAGTAGGTGAAGAATTGGCTAGAAACGCCATTATTTCCGTCCTCATTGCAGCTGTAGGGATTATCATTTACGTTACAATCAGATTTGAGTTTTTATACGGATTATCGGCGATTGTAGCTCTTTTCCACGATGCCTTATTCATTGTTGCCGTCTTCAGTATTGTTCAGATGGAAGTCAATATACCATTTATCGCTGCAGTGTTGACGATCATAGGTTATTCAATAAATGATACAATTGTCACGTTTGATAGGATTCGTGAGAATATGACTTATGAGAAAAAAGTTAAAGGGTTCGATGATTTAGCAAGAGTTGTGAACAAAAGTCTTGTTCAGACACTGGCAAGATCAATCAATACCGTCATTACTGTTTTCTTTGCTGCCGCCGCTTTATTTTTTCTCGGTGGAGAGGCATTACGTGCATTTTCTTTAGCGCTAGTCGTCGGGTTGGTAGCAGGGACCTATTCGTCCCTCTTTATTGCGGCACAGCTTTGGCTAGTATTAAAGACTAGGCAATTGAAAAAAGGACGTCGGCGAATGAAACGACTCGAAGGGGAACAACAGCCTGAAACTTAAATAAAAAGCTGAAGTGGTGCTAATTTAGCACCACTTTTTCCACTTAGATACCAAAGGTGCTTATTTAGTTTAAAGTCTCCTAAAGCACTGAGTCGTTAGAGTGTGTTGGATATAGGAGTTGGAAAATAATTAGTTAAACCACTATGAATAAAAAGAGAATGAGTTTACGAAAGATGAGATAGATAGTAGTTGTTAAAGGAAGTGAAGCTATGACAAAAATGGAACAGGACACGCGATACAAAAAGGTTCGCATTGGTGCATGGGTTGGTATTTTGGGAAATCTGATTCTTGCTATTATTAAAGGTGTCGTCGGGTTAATGGCTGATAGTCGAGCGCTCGTAGCAGATGCACTCCATTCAGCATCAGACGTTGCAGGGTCTATTGCCGTTCTAATCGGTGTAAAGGCAGCTAGGCAACCACCTGATGAGGATCATCCATATGGGCACGGCAAGGCGGAGACAGTGACAGCGATCATTGTCGCTGTGCTGCTGTTTATCGTCGGGGTTGAAATCGCTTTGGGTGCATTTCGATCGTTTAATGAGCCTATTGCTGTTCCTGGATCTATGGCAATCTATGCCATTGTATTTTCTATTGTAGTAAAAGAATTAATGTTTCGGTATAAGTTTCATTTGGGTAAAAAGTATAAAAGTGATGCATTAATAACGGATGCATGGCATCATCGTTCTGATGTTTTTTCATCTTTAGCTGCGTTATTAGGGGTTGGAGCTGCTATCTTTGGTGGATATGTAGGGATTGACTGGCTCGTTTACATGGATCCGATAGCTGGTCTAGTCGTCTCTTTACTTATTATGAAAATGGGATGGAAGCTTGGCAGTGAAGCGATTCATAATACACTTGACCATGTGTTACATGAAGAAGACACAGAGGGAATGTGGGCTCAGTCCCGGTCTGTTTCTGGCGTACTTAAAGTTGATGAATTGTTAGCAAGAGAACATGGTCATTATGTGATAGTTGATATAAAGATAGCTGTTGATCCTCATATTACTGTTGAGCAGGGGCATGCTATTGGAAAAGATGTGAAGAACGAGCTAATGCAAGATGGATATGTACAAGATGTGCGTGTCCATGTAAATCCTTATGTGAGAGAGGAGTGATGGTGATGAGAGGACAATGGGGTTTGATCTCTGGACTAATCTTTGTATTATTAATCGCCATATTCGCTGTTATTAATGTAGAGGCAGTTAGAGTTAATTATTTGTTCGGTACTGCTGATTGGCCGCTTATTCTTGTTATTCTCGTTTCTGTTTTAATGGGAGGATTAATTGTAGGAAGCGTTGGCATATTTAAGGTTTATCAGCTTCAACAGGAAGTCAAACGACTGAAAGTAAAGATTGAAACAACAAGAAAGGGAGACGAAACAACACAGAAAATGAAGGCTTCTCAGACAGAAACATCGCCAAATCATGATGTGGGAAAAAACGAATAACTCTGCGACTATCCATTGCTACCACCCCTGACGTTTTGTATAATAAATAAGTCAGGGGTGGTTTTATGCTTCATTCAAAAGCAGAATGGAAGATTACAAGAATTGATGAAGAAAAAGTCCAACGAATTGCAGAACAAACTGGACTTTCACATATTGCAGCTCGTTTTCTCGTTCAGCGAGGTATGACGACGAAAGAAGCGATTGATACGTTTTTACATATGAATGATGAGGCGCTACTTGATCCATATAGGTTGAAAGATATGGACAAAGCTGTCATTCGTATAAAAAAGGCGATTGATCATGGAGAGAGAATTTTGATTTTTGGAGATTATGATGCAGATGGTGTTACAAGTACATCTCTCATCTATTTGACATTAAGAAAAATGGGGGCTGAGGTCGGTTTTTATATACCTAATAGATTTACTGAAGGATATGGGCCAAATGAGAATGCCTTCCGCCAGGCAGCAGATGAAAACGTTTCATTGATCGTGACAGTAGATACAGGCATTGCGGCAATTAATGAAGCGAAGGTTGCAAAGGAGTTAGGGGTAGATTTAATCATTACTGACCACCATGAACCACCGCCTGAATTGCCGGATGCTTTTGCTGTCATTAACCCGAAGCAGTCTACGTGTCCCTATGAGAATAAACATTTAGCAGGCGTTGGGGTAGCGTTTAAAGTAGCCCATGCATTATTAGCAAGGATACCTGAAGAATTTTATGATTTAGTAGCTATTGGGACCATTGCTGATCTTGTAGAGTTACAAGGAGAAAATCGTTATTTGGCTACGAAAGGAATCCAAAGTTTGACGCACAGTCAGCGTCCCGGCTTAAAAGCGTTATTAGAAAGGGCAGGTTCAACACAACAAGAAATAAATGAAGAACAAGTCGGTTTTTTAATTGGTCCCAGGCTCAATGCAGCTGGGCGTCTAGATGCTGCTGATCCTGCTGTGGAGCTGTTAATTACTGAGGATTTAGTAGAAGCAGATGAGCTGGCACAAATGATTGATGACTTGAATAAAGAGCGTCAAAAAATCGTAAAAGACATCACGAGTGAGGCGGAAGCAATGGTTGAAGATAATGGAATTCCGCCAGTCATCGTCGTGGGACAGGAAGGTTGGAATCCTGGTGTTATAGGAATTGTTGCCAGCCGTCTCGTAGAAAAATTTTACCGGCCAACAATCGTGTTAAGTTACGATAGCGAGAAGGGGCAAGCGAAGGGCTCTGCAAGAAGCATCGAAGGATTTGATATGTTTGCATCGCTGTCTCAATGTCGAGAATGGCTTCCGCATTTTGGAGGGCACACGATGGCAGCGGGACTTACAATGGATTTAAGTCATGTGGATATGTTAAGAGAGAAGTTAAGCGACATGGCATTAGCAACACTGTCGGAGAAAGAATGGCAAAAATCCCTCCAGGTGGACTTACCAATTGCCTTAAATGAAGTATCGTTACAAGCTATAAGTGATTTACAGCAAATGGCTCCTTTTGGAATGGGAAATCCAGCCCCAACCTTTCTGATCGAAAGTGTTCACCTTCATACAATGAAGAAAATCGGGGCTAATGAAGATCACCTTAAGCTGACAGTAGCTGACAGTGAGCAGTATCAATTAGATTGTATCGGTTTCCGTATGGGGACAGTTTATGAGCAAATCTCACCATTATCCACATTGTCTGCTGTTGGAAAATTATCCGTTAATGAGTGGAATGGACAAAGTAAACCTCAATTTATTATCGATGATATAAAAGTGGCTGATTGGCAATTATTTGATTTTAGAGGAGATAAACGACTGTGGCAAAACAAGACACTTATGTCTCTGGAGGAATGTACAGTCATTGTCTTCAGATCTAATCCAGGTCGTTTACCTGAGCTACCTGTTTCTTGGCAAGTGGTTCAGCTGAATAAAGTGAGTGAACATGAGGC
The Salipaludibacillus sp. LMS25 DNA segment above includes these coding regions:
- the secF gene encoding protein translocase subunit SecF yields the protein MNFEHGNTKLDFVKHRNKFFALSSVFLLFGLIMLSTVGLNLGIDFKSGTTIDIMADETVTADEVRGHFEEIGYTPDDVTLAGENNNIGRASFIGGLDQQETLEIQNHFDDVYGSMPNVSTVTPLVGEELARNAIISVLIAAVGIIIYVTIRFEFLYGLSAIVALFHDALFIVAVFSIVQMEVNIPFIAAVLTIIGYSINDTIVTFDRIRENMTYEKKVKGFDDLARVVNKSLVQTLARSINTVITVFFAAAALFFLGGEALRAFSLALVVGLVAGTYSSLFIAAQLWLVLKTRQLKKGRRRMKRLEGEQQPET
- a CDS encoding cation diffusion facilitator family transporter, translated to MEQDTRYKKVRIGAWVGILGNLILAIIKGVVGLMADSRALVADALHSASDVAGSIAVLIGVKAARQPPDEDHPYGHGKAETVTAIIVAVLLFIVGVEIALGAFRSFNEPIAVPGSMAIYAIVFSIVVKELMFRYKFHLGKKYKSDALITDAWHHRSDVFSSLAALLGVGAAIFGGYVGIDWLVYMDPIAGLVVSLLIMKMGWKLGSEAIHNTLDHVLHEEDTEGMWAQSRSVSGVLKVDELLAREHGHYVIVDIKIAVDPHITVEQGHAIGKDVKNELMQDGYVQDVRVHVNPYVREE
- a CDS encoding lipopolysaccharide assembly LapA domain-containing protein, which codes for MRGQWGLISGLIFVLLIAIFAVINVEAVRVNYLFGTADWPLILVILVSVLMGGLIVGSVGIFKVYQLQQEVKRLKVKIETTRKGDETTQKMKASQTETSPNHDVGKNE
- the recJ gene encoding single-stranded-DNA-specific exonuclease RecJ: MLHSKAEWKITRIDEEKVQRIAEQTGLSHIAARFLVQRGMTTKEAIDTFLHMNDEALLDPYRLKDMDKAVIRIKKAIDHGERILIFGDYDADGVTSTSLIYLTLRKMGAEVGFYIPNRFTEGYGPNENAFRQAADENVSLIVTVDTGIAAINEAKVAKELGVDLIITDHHEPPPELPDAFAVINPKQSTCPYENKHLAGVGVAFKVAHALLARIPEEFYDLVAIGTIADLVELQGENRYLATKGIQSLTHSQRPGLKALLERAGSTQQEINEEQVGFLIGPRLNAAGRLDAADPAVELLITEDLVEADELAQMIDDLNKERQKIVKDITSEAEAMVEDNGIPPVIVVGQEGWNPGVIGIVASRLVEKFYRPTIVLSYDSEKGQAKGSARSIEGFDMFASLSQCREWLPHFGGHTMAAGLTMDLSHVDMLREKLSDMALATLSEKEWQKSLQVDLPIALNEVSLQAISDLQQMAPFGMGNPAPTFLIESVHLHTMKKIGANEDHLKLTVADSEQYQLDCIGFRMGTVYEQISPLSTLSAVGKLSVNEWNGQSKPQFIIDDIKVADWQLFDFRGDKRLWQNKTLMSLEECTVIVFRSNPGRLPELPVSWQVVQLNKVSEHEAREKVSIAKNLLLMDLPDSFAQFRHVMLHARALENLYVAFLHDRDYFFETIPTRDHFKWLYALLLKRKTFDLHNKGKELAKYKGWTEEAVHFMCQVFFELEFVKIDKGVVALTDQPVKKDLIESPTYQKRIEENKIEKDLYYSSLSSLKEVMDMARKGKQLTSV